CGTAAACATACGCTTTGACAACTCCAAGGATGTGTTTCTTCAGAAGCATATCTTTCATGGCTTCAAGCTTCACTTTATATACCCGCACGACCAGATCCGGTCGGTCCTGAGGAGTCTGGCCTGGCAACAACTCTTTGACTATCTCGTCCCAATTGGGGTTGCAGGTCATTGTTAGGAAGATGTTCGGCTTGCTGTGCTTTTGCACCAATGCCATTGCATCCATGTGCCTCCTCTTCATACATCTGTCACCTCCTTGGAATGAACATGGGAGTACAATCCTTTTGCCGATCTGGCAGGCTCGAGTCTCCCCGGCCGCGATGCTATCAACGACTCCTTTGTATAGTTCAGCTCGAATCAGTGGCTGGTTGTCCCGAAACCATTGCAACCCGGTGCCCTTGATCTTTATGTACATGTCGACTGTGTACTACTGGAATAGCCGTCCTCCATGCAGTATCGCGTCTGTAACTTGTAACAGTAGTAGTCCCTGACAGATACACATAGATGGTGACCCGCATCTGCGTAATAAAAAAGGTGGGAGGAGTTAGAAAACTAACATAATGGTACCTGGATCGTCGCTGCTAGACGCCCTTGATCGTTGGGCAACCTCCCAATTTACGCCTCGTTTGGGGATGTTGGGATGCCACCTGAGCTCTCCCTTTGGGAAGAATAGCGGGTACGACAGCGGGTCATAGCAGCTTTGCGTGGCATGAATGCCATACCTCTCGTTGTTGTCCCTGTACAGAGTGATGCTGCGTTGAAACCTCCTTGCTAAGTCAGTGCCCTCCACCCAGATAGCGGCCACCTCCGAAGCAATCGGAGTGTTGTATGTTCGTTGATCTAGCTTCTTGTCAGTGTTTAGGTCGATGCGGTACTCCGCGAGGCTGTCCACACAAGCTCCTAGACTCCTAAACGTCTCGGAGTACAGGTTTCCTCTCATGATGTGGGCCACCTTCTTACAACATCTTGGTCCAGTCTCTTGGTAGCTTCTGCGCGATGGCTTAGACTGGGGTCGTCATCGTAGAAgtagagttgtagatgttcTGGCTTCGACCCAGCCCCGAAAGTGTACGTTATGGTACATTGTTCCGTGAGCCCAGAAGGTGTACACCCCAGAAGTCATGTTTGTATACTTGTTGTCAAGACTGACGCTGAGGGTCGTGAAGGAGAAGTGCCCGTTGAAGAACCTAATGCTGTTCAGAAAATGGCGCGAGTCCGCATCAGCGCTAGACCAGAGCGTCATAAGCTCTGGGTCAGGATCTGGCACCGCGTTGGTGAGCTCTCTCTTTCCTCCCCGACAGCAGAAACCTTTCGTCTCGTACTCAAAGTTCTTGGTCTTACAGTGTCTGCAGTCGTCGCCTTGCTTCAGGCTATGGGTTCTGTCGGGGATGTTGGAGTAGACGAAATCGAATGGGTCGATGATATCGCTCACGGGTGAGTCCCCCGCTCGCTCGTCGATGTCCATGTCTTCGGTATTAGAACCTGCAGGTGTAGAGATAGAGATCAACTTTATATGACCATTTGACATATCTTATAGCATCGAGAACAACAATGGTAGTGCGTACATTCAACAGCAAAAATGTAGTACTCATCATCCATCAGCTCATCGGAAGAGGCATCTTGGCAAGCGTCCTTGTCACATGTAACGCGGGAAAAGGGTGTTCCTTCCTCGGCTTGCATGAGATGCTTCAGGAAGGCATCCTTGTCACTTGTGTTGTGATCTGGGTCAGCGAACATCAACCCAAGGATCCTAGGAAAAGAAGCAGGCCATAAATTTGATGATTACTGTCGGTTCCAATGGTGAATGTTGGCGATGAAGGCCCCGATTGGGATGCACGCAACGCTGGAGCGCTCGACGCCAGGCCGTTGGCAGATTGATCTGGGCACGGCAGTGCGATGGATTCAGGGCATGGGGTGCCTCTCCTGGCTGCAAGTTTTGCAATTCGACTGGCGCTTTTCGCTCTGTCTCGCTCCCTTCTGCGGGCACTgctggcctccttctcctcggATGTTTGCTTATCCCGGCAAGCTATGTCTCGCTCCCTTCTATGGGTATTGttggcctccttctcctcggGTGTTTGGTTTTCCCGGCATGATCTGTGTCGCTCTACGGGCATTGTTGGCCTCTTTCTCCTCGGGTGTTTGTCTATCCTGGCATGCTCTGTCTAGCTCCCTTCTTGCCACAATCTCGTTGGGTGTCAAACAATCTCGTCGGGCTCTGTCTCGCTCCCGTCTATGGGCATTGATGGCCGCCCTCTCCTCAGGTGTTTGCTTATCCCGGCGGGCCTGGTCTCGCTCCCTTCTagtctgattttttttttcccgctTGTATGCATAATTGTCGATTGGAGACTCATATGCTCCAAATTCCTTAATGTTTGAGGATCCTTCAACTGTTCAAAGGACAGGGTAGCACGGAGATAAAATGGAATGGTTTGGATGATAAATTGTGCAACCTAACAGGAATGGAAGCCTATCAATTTGCAACTGTTCAAAGTGTGGTTACCATTTGGAGTATCTCCACGCTGTGTTGCACTCTGAAATGTGAGATTACTTTGCGTGGGATGTCCAACTGTCAATTTGCAAAGGAAGTATATCCAATGTGAATTAGGCTCTTGATAACAATTACAAGCGATATTCTCACAGCAATGGAAATCATATTTTATGATGAGGCACGTACCTTGAGTCGAATTGGATGATTGAGTATATCTGTTAGTAATATCTTCTAGAACAGCATGGCTCCGATCAATATATCCAACACCTACCCGCGTACTGTCATCTGAAATTACAATGTCATGTAAAAGACTGGATATTTAAAAAATTTGTATAGCGTATTAACAGAAGGTGTCTCAATTATACCATATTAGTGCTCAATTTATTGATATGCTCATCTATAATAACAGAAGGAAGAATATGCTTGAGAAGGAAGAATATTCATGGCGTGCTGTACCCATGGACAGGTAGTGTCACGTTCCTCACTTGCTCTTGTatgctacttcctccgtttatACAATTGTTGTCTtcatattacatgtatctagacgcttttcaagaaattaggatcggagggagtaccatgtATGGTGAAACATGTTTTATTCTGAGAATAAATAGTCATGGCAGCAGCTGAACCATTATATATGCTAATCTGAAAGAAGTACAGGTCCTAGCTGTCAACTTATGAGGCAAGGTGGACTATCATGAAAACTAAAGCGCCAGCAATGGAAGCATACCATGAAACCTACAGTAACCCTGTAgcagtgcataataaaatcaTTGCAAAGTGCACATTTTAAGGAGGCATATCATGAAAACTAAACTGACAGCAATGGCAGCCCATTTGAAGAAGTTGCAAAGTACCTTGTCTCGAATTGGACGACTGAGTAAATCGGTTAGTAATGTCTTCGAAAGCAGCACGCCTGCGATTAGCATATCCAACATCTACTGGCGTACTGTTCTCTGAAATTACAAATTGAGGAGGTCATATACAATTTCAGTAGATCATATAGCGCCATCCTGTTGTAAATTACAATTTCAGACCTGAATTTTCGTTTTCGTTTTGCGGCAGCAATGTAGTAGGAAGTCGTCGTGGCTGATAAGACATGGTCGGCCGCACCCAGGACTGGAACAAAGGCATAGTGAAATTGTGAAGCATGAACTATACTCCATTTTGTACCTCATCCATTTTTTCCTGGTTGCTCTTTGCCTGATGGTAAGAAATTAAAATTGACGCTTGCTACTGCCTTCTGTTGTAATTCTAAACAGGTCTCACAGTTTCATTCCTTTGCTAATATTCTCAGGTCTAATACTGTTTTACTTACACAGGTACACTTGCTTCCTTTTTCTACAGCTATATGAGGATATCATCGATCTGGGCTGGAGGTTGATGATGTGCTTAGGATGCAATTCCTACTTGCCGCTGTGTGTGAATCTAAAGAATAGTATAGACTGACCTGATGTTGATTGATCAGCAGGGCTCGCGTTCGTCAACGCCCGGAGGGAGAAGGTAGCTATGGAACCTGGAGTTGTACGATTTTGGCTTGCTGGcgattcttttgttttcctggGCGAGCGCTGGAgtcaacggcggcggccggtgaggCTGAGGCCGCGAGAGATCGTCGGCCGTTGAGCACCGGCTCCGGGCGTACGGTCTGCGAGGCGCCGGCGCGTGTAGGGTATGGCGGGGGAGGATGCTTTTTCAGGCAATGGATGAGTGGCCGCGTACGTGAGGGATTGGAGGATCGATGCTTTTCCCGTGCGGCCGCGTACGCGAGGGAACGGTTTTTTTGACGAGGCTTTTTCCAGGCGAGGGAGAGGACAGACGGGTTTTTTTACGTGGGTTTTTCCGGGCGTGAGGGAGAGGACGTACGAGGGACCAACGTACGCAGACTGGAAATTAAAAATTAGTAGAGATAATGCTACGACGGGTCAGCTTCTCACAaaatatttcataaaaaacaCTATTCAATGAGATTTGTGAAGCAAACACAATGACCACAAGACAAAGtacaaggaaaaatgaaacaaaaaaaataaactttaGTTTTTCATAGCTAACATATGTTATGAATCTCAACTACAGTACCTTCGAGATAATGCAAAGGTTTGTTATGAGCATAAATGCGCTCCATTTACACAAATGGACAAAATTTAATGGTTGCGGAGATATCGTTGAGAGGCGATCGTAATACTTAGCAAATAAATCTCCCTAATAAAACATGCCAGCAAATTTCAGCAATAGTTCTTTGGATATAATGAACTCATATTTAATGGCTTTCCTGTAGTTCCCTTGAAATTGTTGTTTTGTACATCAATATGATGATACGATCTCGCAGAAAAGACGAACTTTAATTACCCACCAACTATTCGGGATAAACTTGCGCGTAAGATTACGTGTATACATTTTGAAAAAACATGTATCTTTCTGAAATTGTATCGGGCAGTCAAGTTTTTGAACTGTAATTCTTGACAAAACTagatggagaaaaaaaaactcaagtACTGTATATAAACATGCCCTGGTGGGCTGGAATTTCTAAAGCATCGCATAAAACCCACGGGAACGAATGAGGCCGGGGAAGCAGACCCGATAACCAACACGCCCAAGAAAATCCCACTCTTCCGTCCGACCGTCCCCTTCGTCCTCGCCGCAGCCCCCATGTGGCCTCCCTGGGTGAAGACGCGTGCTCCCAactccgccgcgctcgccgccgcttccaCCACCCCTTCCCTCAAAGACATCCAATCCCTGCTTCAACCGGAGCCCTCCGCCGACCCGCCGCAGTCCGGCGAGTCCTCCCCGTCGCCACGCGTCTTCCACCGCCTCCGTGTCGCGGCCTCCgctctccgcctcctccgcagCCTCCAGCCGGCGGACCACGGCGGGCGCGTGGTCCTGTACTTCACATCGCTCCGCGTCATCCGCGGCACCTATGAGGAGTGCCGCGCGGTGCGGGCCATCCTGCGTGGGCTCGGCGCCGCGGTCGACGAGCGGGACCTCTCCATGGACGCCTGCTTCCTCTCGGAGCTCGCGGCGCTcctgcggcgccgccgcggcgcggtGACCCTCCCGCAGGTCTTCGTCGGCGGCCGGCacctcggcggcgccgaggaggtccgccgcctccacgagTCCGGCGAGCTCGCCCGGATCGTTGCGGCCCCGGCCgacgccgcccccgccccctgcggcagctgcggcggcgagcgctaCGTCCTCTGCGGCAGCTGCGACGGGAGCCACAAGCGGTACAGCcgcaagggcggcggcggcttccgcgCCTGCGCCTGCTGCAACGAGAACGGCCTCGTCCGGTGCCCCGACTGCTCCTTCCCGGTCGCCTGATCCAGATCCAAGATCCGCTGGGCGGAGGTGGCTGTGGTTCCCCCTCCAATAACTCAACCCTTTGCTGCTACAGTACTGTTAGTTCGACTGCTACTCTCATCAAACCTTGGAGCTAGTGATCATCAGTTCTCCTAGTCCTATACTCCTAGTTTATCAGTAGTTGATTAGTTAAGTGGTTCAAGCCGGTTACAGGTCATCAGAAATTTTAATTTTAGCTTTGCTCCAACCTTGGGTTAGAACTTTCAGAAGATTTGCTGTTCGCTTCTGCTCTTGGTTAATCCAATCAGACTATACAACTTGATTAAAGATACTCTGGTTTTTGTCTCTGTTCATGCATGTCAAGTCTTTTTAATTCGAAGTGCCTGGCGTACATGATTGCTTTGCTTCCGCATGTTTTTCGGCGAGAGACGCGTTGTCGTGTTGCTGCGTTCGCGAACGCAGCACGATACGCATGAGAACAGGAGCATCGGGCCTGCGATGCGATGATTCCTCGTTGTTTCGTGTCGGGGCGCAGCGAGGCGAACGCTCGAAAGACTGGCGTTACATCACGCAGCCCTTTGTGTCGGCCAATCATGGGGTGCTCAATTGCTGACGCCGCTTCGGACACGCACGGCCTGAACAGGAGGATGCGTGCAGTGAAGGCCGAAGGGCGAGCGGCCATACAAATCAGACACTTCTGGACAATAAAAAGTGTCTGATTTAGTCCGTTTGGGGCGTCGTGGCGATCCGGACAGGTTGTGAAGCGTACTCCTAGGCTCCTTGGGTGAACTCGATGAGAAGGATAACTCAGATTTGGACGGAAGTATACGCTGATGACCTGACTAACCGTGCAAAAGACGACAATCAGTACACCAACTCCCTGATAACTGTTATTTGGGCACGGTTGACTCTCACGACCCGACTACACCGTGCACATGACGATGCGCCTTAGCAATTGCTAAACCAACTTTTTGTGATTATTAACGGAACTGAAAGATGTCGTCAACCTGAACACGAAGTTTGAATTCCTGCTAGCAATcgagaacaagcaagaattaAGATCAGACAAtttgaaattgcgaatatagaTATGAGATTTAATAGTCTCAAAGAGACGAGTATCGGCGTGGGGTTCTGATAGCGCTTCTGCACTACACCGTTGGGCACTAGAGTGAAACTCGAAGTTGCAAAAATGACTAATTTATCTAAACAAAACACAACAAGCCAAAGGGGGTATGGCTGCTCTTATATAGTGTGGGAGGTGGAAGAAAGCTAGGTTTTCCTGATTCTAAGATGGACTGGGTTGTTACGTGGGCTTGGCTCATAAGAAGTGAAAGTGGCAGCCCAagcatctcttctcttcctaCGACTTAAGTGGCTGCAGCTGTTAGTATGATCTCCAGCCGTGTGcgctatataaagaggtgggggCCCGGG
The Brachypodium distachyon strain Bd21 chromosome 2, Brachypodium_distachyon_v3.0, whole genome shotgun sequence genome window above contains:
- the LOC100823049 gene encoding uncharacterized protein LOC100823049; this encodes MLHNFTMPLFQSWVRPTMSYQPRRLPTTLLPQNENENSENSTPVDVGYANRRRAAFEDITNRFTQSSNSRQDDSTRVGVGYIDRSHAVLEDITNRYTQSSNSTQVGHPTQSNLTFQSATQRGDTPNGLQCYSP
- the LOC100823865 gene encoding uncharacterized protein At5g39865, which produces MWPPWVKTRAPNSAALAAASTTPSLKDIQSLLQPEPSADPPQSGESSPSPRVFHRLRVAASALRLLRSLQPADHGGRVVLYFTSLRVIRGTYEECRAVRAILRGLGAAVDERDLSMDACFLSELAALLRRRRGAVTLPQVFVGGRHLGGAEEVRRLHESGELARIVAAPADAAPAPCGSCGGERYVLCGSCDGSHKRYSRKGGGGFRACACCNENGLVRCPDCSFPVA